In one window of Tellurirhabdus rosea DNA:
- a CDS encoding GNAT family N-acetyltransferase — protein sequence MNPEEKQDIYVVQVANENHLTLADTICEEMEQSAKARGTGIAKRSPVYLMEKMTEGKAIIATTNTGEWVGFCYIETWEHGKFVANSGLIVHPDHRKSGIATRIKAEAFKLSRTKYPNAKIIGLTTSLAVMKINSELGYEPVTFSELPADDAFWKGCSSCVNYDILSRTNRKHCLCTGMLYEPEKVQQKPAEKEPEPWDFIKESKLYERWMRIKQRILLRFQDRQRARKVERELESV from the coding sequence ATGAATCCCGAGGAGAAACAGGACATTTATGTAGTTCAGGTTGCCAACGAAAACCATCTAACGCTGGCCGATACGATTTGTGAGGAGATGGAACAGAGCGCCAAGGCCCGGGGAACCGGCATTGCCAAACGCTCGCCCGTCTATCTGATGGAGAAAATGACAGAGGGGAAGGCCATTATCGCCACCACCAACACGGGCGAATGGGTGGGATTCTGCTACATCGAAACGTGGGAACACGGCAAGTTTGTCGCCAACTCGGGCCTCATCGTCCATCCCGACCACCGCAAGAGCGGCATCGCCACGCGCATCAAGGCCGAGGCGTTCAAGCTCTCGCGGACCAAATACCCCAATGCCAAGATCATCGGTCTGACCACCAGTCTGGCCGTCATGAAAATAAACTCGGAACTGGGTTACGAGCCGGTGACGTTCAGCGAACTGCCCGCCGACGACGCGTTCTGGAAAGGCTGTTCGAGCTGCGTCAACTACGACATCCTGAGCCGGACCAACCGCAAGCACTGCCTTTGCACCGGCATGCTCTACGAGCCCGAAAAAGTGCAGCAGAAACCGGCCGAAAAAGAGCCCGAACCCTGGGACTTCATCAAGGAATCGAAGCTTTACGAACGCTGGATGCGCATCAAACAGCGGATTCTGCTCCGTTTTCAGGATCGCCAGCGGGCGCGGAAAGTGGAGCGGGAACTGGAATCGGTATAG
- the proB gene encoding glutamate 5-kinase: MIVIKFGTASITHSDGSLNETAMADIARQVAQLHTRYQVILVSSGAVGAGRGLIQGYRGELAQRKAAAAVGNLLLLNIYSKYFSQYNIPVAQALCERRHFANRTQFLQLQETVQELWKNGIIPIANENDVVSDRELKFSDNDELATLIAVGFGATHLMLCTSVGGLLDASGQIIPTIPQVDEAVFGLVRTEKSALGLGGMASKLTFAKLATRMGIRTTIFGLNQPDGIIRALDGQTGTTFPPQESALSARRLPARQRWLGSGSLTAGRLRIDAGAVAALERRSSLLAVGVRAVEGEFATGEVVEICDEKGRAVAVARARLSSDGIDQQRGLPNVEVAHANDIVLL, encoded by the coding sequence ATGATTGTCATTAAATTCGGTACGGCCTCCATTACCCATTCGGACGGTTCGCTCAACGAAACCGCCATGGCCGACATTGCCCGGCAGGTGGCGCAGTTGCATACCCGGTATCAGGTGATTCTGGTGTCGTCGGGGGCGGTGGGCGCGGGCCGGGGGCTTATCCAGGGCTACCGGGGCGAACTCGCCCAGCGCAAGGCCGCCGCCGCCGTCGGTAATCTGCTGCTGCTCAATATTTATTCGAAATACTTTTCCCAATACAACATTCCGGTGGCCCAGGCACTCTGCGAACGGCGGCATTTTGCCAACCGGACGCAGTTTCTGCAACTACAGGAAACAGTGCAGGAACTGTGGAAAAACGGCATTATTCCGATTGCGAACGAAAACGACGTGGTCAGCGACCGCGAACTGAAGTTTTCGGATAACGACGAACTGGCTACACTCATCGCCGTCGGCTTCGGAGCCACGCACCTCATGTTGTGCACCTCCGTCGGCGGGCTGCTCGACGCGTCTGGACAAATCATTCCGACTATTCCGCAGGTCGATGAGGCGGTTTTTGGCCTCGTTCGGACCGAAAAATCGGCGCTCGGACTCGGTGGCATGGCCTCCAAACTGACCTTTGCCAAACTGGCTACCCGCATGGGTATCCGCACGACCATTTTCGGACTCAACCAGCCCGACGGTATTATCCGGGCGCTCGACGGACAAACCGGCACCACTTTTCCGCCGCAGGAAAGCGCGCTTTCGGCCCGGCGACTTCCCGCCCGGCAGCGGTGGCTCGGCAGCGGCAGCCTGACGGCCGGTCGGCTCCGCATCGATGCCGGGGCCGTGGCCGCTCTCGAACGCCGGAGCAGTCTGCTCGCCGTGGGCGTCCGGGCCGTGGAAGGCGAGTTTGCTACGGGCGAAGTGGTCGAAATCTGCGACGAGAAAGGCCGGGCGGTGGCCGTGGCCCGGGCCCGTCTGTCCTCGGACGGCATCGACCAGCAGCGCGGCCTGCCCAACGTGGAAGTGGCCCACGCCAACGACATTGTGCTGCTGTAA
- a CDS encoding RagB/SusD family nutrient uptake outer membrane protein, which produces MKKTTLLLFLALTGCQDDFLEKQPIDQFTDEAVWSDPKLVVPFVNSKYNSIGWGFDEVLWASLSDEAMFKHDYGTHLVNRGEVGPSNLGITNSWTKNYGYIRDVNLFFERIDDVPMDEALKKRLMGEMKFIRAFRYFDLIRNYGEVPLITKTFGLNDDFTQVRRAPLAEGTAFVVKEADEAAALLPLAYEGADVGRATRGAALALKARMLLYAASPLYSPSRDAAKWQQAADAAKAVLDLGQYQLYPNYQELFLTPHNAEVIFERARVAVGDGWVHLELSNGPNGYGGWGGNMPLQNLVDAYQTSTGKNITDPTSGYNPQNPYLNRDPRFYATILYNGAKYKDRAVETFVPGGKDSQDGPEEWNTSITGYYLRKFMNERKQLKDFSNGSTTHWIHFRLGEVLLNYAEARNEASGPDATVYDAVNQIRARVSMPTLPAGLSQAQMREAIRRERQVELAFEEHRYYDVRRWQIAGQTESQPARGIIVTKNPDGTLKHEVTTVQERRFADRNYWLPIPFKETQANPALKQNPGW; this is translated from the coding sequence ATGAAAAAGACAACCCTCCTCCTCTTCCTCGCCCTCACCGGCTGCCAGGACGATTTTCTTGAGAAACAGCCGATTGACCAGTTTACCGATGAGGCCGTCTGGTCGGACCCGAAGCTTGTGGTGCCCTTCGTCAATTCGAAATACAACAGCATCGGCTGGGGCTTTGACGAAGTGCTGTGGGCCTCGCTTTCCGACGAAGCCATGTTCAAGCACGATTACGGCACCCATCTCGTCAACCGGGGCGAAGTAGGCCCGTCGAACCTCGGCATCACCAATTCGTGGACCAAAAATTACGGCTACATCCGCGACGTGAACCTGTTTTTCGAGCGCATTGACGACGTGCCGATGGATGAAGCGCTTAAAAAGCGGCTGATGGGCGAAATGAAGTTTATCCGGGCGTTTCGATACTTTGATCTGATCCGGAACTACGGCGAAGTCCCGCTGATTACGAAGACGTTCGGGCTAAACGACGACTTTACGCAGGTCCGCCGGGCACCGCTGGCCGAAGGCACCGCCTTTGTGGTCAAGGAAGCCGACGAAGCCGCGGCGCTGCTGCCGCTCGCCTACGAAGGCGCCGACGTCGGGCGGGCGACCCGCGGCGCGGCCCTGGCCCTGAAAGCCCGGATGCTGCTCTACGCCGCCAGCCCGCTTTACAGCCCGTCCCGCGACGCCGCCAAATGGCAGCAGGCCGCCGATGCCGCCAAAGCCGTTCTGGATTTGGGGCAATACCAGCTTTATCCCAACTATCAGGAGTTGTTCCTGACGCCGCACAATGCGGAGGTGATTTTCGAACGGGCGCGGGTCGCCGTGGGCGACGGCTGGGTGCATCTCGAACTGTCGAACGGTCCGAACGGCTACGGCGGCTGGGGCGGAAACATGCCGCTGCAAAATCTGGTGGATGCCTACCAGACCAGTACCGGCAAGAACATCACCGACCCGACTTCGGGCTATAATCCGCAGAATCCTTACCTGAACCGCGACCCCCGTTTCTACGCCACCATTCTGTACAACGGCGCGAAATACAAAGATCGGGCGGTCGAAACCTTTGTGCCCGGCGGCAAGGATTCGCAGGACGGGCCGGAAGAATGGAACACCAGCATCACGGGGTATTACCTGCGTAAGTTCATGAACGAGCGCAAACAACTGAAAGACTTCAGCAACGGCAGCACCACGCACTGGATTCATTTCCGGCTGGGCGAAGTGCTGCTCAACTATGCCGAGGCCCGCAATGAAGCCTCCGGACCCGACGCGACGGTTTACGACGCGGTCAACCAGATTCGGGCGCGGGTCAGCATGCCGACCCTTCCGGCCGGACTGTCGCAGGCCCAGATGCGGGAGGCCATCCGCCGCGAACGGCAGGTAGAACTGGCCTTTGAAGAACATCGTTATTACGACGTGCGCCGATGGCAGATCGCCGGACAGACCGAAAGCCAGCCCGCCCGCGGCATCATCGTCACCAAAAATCCGGACGGAACGCTGAAGCACGAGGTTACGACGGTACAGGAGCGCCGCTTCGCCGACCGTAACTACTGGCTGCCGATTCCGTTCAAGGAAACGCAGGCCAATCCGGCTCTGAAGCAGAATCCGGGCTGGTGA
- the aat gene encoding leucyl/phenylalanyl-tRNA--protein transferase: MNRLSADDLIYGYINGIFPMADSDGTLYWYSPDPRAVIPLETYRPSRSLRPILNKGTFEIRLNANFEQVMRYCAEPRYSGDSTWISDEIIEAYVELHQLGLAHSVETYIDGRLVGGLYGVALGAAFFGESMFYLAPNASKVAFHYLIEILRRQHFELLDTQFINDNVRRFGALEIPRTEYMKILKRVIQKKARFSEPVLEHLFRNHAE; encoded by the coding sequence ATGAATCGCCTGTCTGCCGATGACCTCATCTACGGCTACATCAACGGTATATTCCCGATGGCCGATTCCGACGGTACCCTGTACTGGTACTCGCCGGACCCCCGCGCGGTGATTCCGCTGGAGACCTATCGCCCTTCCCGTTCGCTTCGCCCCATCCTGAACAAAGGAACATTTGAAATTAGGCTGAATGCCAACTTTGAACAGGTGATGCGCTACTGTGCCGAACCCCGCTACAGCGGCGACAGCACCTGGATTTCAGACGAAATCATCGAGGCTTATGTTGAACTTCACCAGCTTGGGCTTGCACACAGCGTCGAGACGTATATAGATGGACGTTTAGTTGGCGGGCTGTACGGCGTGGCGCTCGGAGCGGCTTTTTTCGGCGAATCCATGTTCTATCTGGCCCCCAACGCTTCCAAAGTTGCCTTTCATTACCTCATCGAAATTCTCCGCAGACAGCACTTCGAATTGCTCGATACCCAGTTCATCAACGACAACGTCCGGCGTTTCGGCGCCCTCGAAATTCCCCGCACCGAATACATGAAGATCCTGAAACGGGTGATCCAGAAAAAAGCCCGCTTCTCCGAGCCCGTCCTCGAACACCTCTTCCGGAATCACGCGGAGTGA
- a CDS encoding SusC/RagA family TonB-linked outer membrane protein gives MPSFLRPLAVLMLAWLCFFPLDVLWAQRATRPENTGNVINGRILTETGEALPGVTVVVKGTTRGTQTDASGNFQLTAPPDGALTVSFVGYTTREVPVGAQTNFTLTLQEDTRALSEVVVVGYGAQRRSTLTGAVSDVSGNELIRSPQPNVTNSLVGRTPGLIAVNRSGEPGNDAAQLFIRGRGTLGDASPLIVIDGVANRLGSFDRIDPTEIESISILKDASAAIYGSQAANGVVLITTKRGKTGKPTVSYSFNQGLATPTRIPDMADAATFATIQNEIRYYQNPTAPQYVYTPDEIEKFRNGSDPISYPNTNWLRTILKPVSPQHRHTLGVSGGTESLRYLISVGNLFQDGFYRNGTANYNQYSVRANLDASIGKNLRIGLDLNGRQEDRNAPRDSASRIFRYALRAYPTLPAYYPNGLAGPGTDQGRNPVLQVTDALGRLRDRRTFLNATLRLAEQLPFVPGLSVDGFVAVDKQFRFDRQWDTPWTVYQYDATTRQYQPIPSGPPTPELSQRQWNETLLTLNARLAYERTLGPHRFAGFVAYEQSTYRRDYFDAFRTGFLSDRIDQLFAGDETGMRNFGTAFESARQNYFGRVQYHFSERYFAEFQARYDGSQNFPRARRFGFFPAASVAWRLSEEPWFKGKLGFVNNLKLRASYGLMGNDRIPQFQYLAAYGYDYYVLGDDPALVKGLRPTGVPNPNITWEVARTANVAVEGALFGGKLDFTVDYFHSRRNNILTKRNLSVPDYTGIILPDENIGIVVNRGVDLQLMHSHTYGGINLSAGVNFTFARNKAVYLDEPTGLPDYQRQEGQPIWAPIRDLTTNGLFYNAIGIFRDQSAVDAYPHVLGAGPGDLRYEDVNGDGQITPEDRIRPRFSNIPEIVYGVPLTLSYKGFDFNLLVQGQARVSQYLLLESGSTGNFFAEDAANRWRPDNPDGTFPRVADKMYDGVNGAYPNTFWLKNAAFVRLKNVEFGYTIPRSLLDRLKIQSLRLYASGFNLLTLDRLKTIDPEGGSALGWFYPQQRIFNVGLNVRL, from the coding sequence ATGCCTTCATTTCTACGCCCGCTGGCCGTGCTGATGCTCGCCTGGCTCTGCTTTTTTCCGCTTGATGTCTTGTGGGCCCAACGCGCCACCCGCCCCGAGAACACCGGCAACGTCATAAACGGCCGTATTCTGACCGAAACCGGCGAGGCTCTGCCCGGCGTTACCGTCGTGGTCAAAGGCACCACGCGGGGCACCCAGACCGACGCCAGCGGCAACTTTCAGCTGACCGCCCCGCCGGACGGGGCACTGACCGTCAGCTTTGTCGGCTACACCACCCGGGAAGTGCCGGTTGGGGCGCAGACGAACTTCACGCTGACACTGCAGGAAGATACCCGCGCCCTGAGTGAAGTGGTGGTGGTCGGTTACGGAGCGCAGCGGCGCTCGACGCTCACCGGGGCCGTTTCCGACGTGTCGGGCAATGAACTGATCCGGAGTCCGCAGCCGAACGTCACCAACTCGCTCGTCGGCCGCACGCCCGGCCTGATCGCCGTCAACCGCTCGGGCGAGCCGGGCAACGACGCGGCCCAGCTCTTTATCCGGGGACGCGGCACGCTCGGGGACGCCTCGCCGCTCATTGTCATCGACGGGGTCGCCAATCGCCTCGGCAGTTTTGACCGTATAGACCCCACCGAAATCGAAAGCATCAGCATTCTCAAGGACGCCTCCGCGGCCATCTACGGCTCGCAGGCGGCCAACGGCGTCGTGCTGATCACCACCAAACGGGGCAAAACGGGCAAACCGACCGTCAGTTACAGCTTCAATCAGGGACTGGCCACCCCGACCCGCATTCCCGACATGGCCGACGCGGCCACCTTCGCCACTATTCAGAACGAAATCCGGTACTATCAGAACCCCACAGCCCCGCAGTACGTCTACACGCCGGACGAAATCGAAAAATTCCGCAACGGCTCCGACCCGATCAGCTATCCGAACACGAACTGGCTGCGCACGATTCTGAAACCGGTCTCGCCCCAGCACCGGCATACGCTGGGTGTCAGCGGCGGCACCGAGTCGCTTCGCTACCTCATTTCGGTCGGCAATCTGTTTCAGGACGGGTTTTACCGGAACGGTACGGCCAACTACAACCAGTACAGCGTCCGGGCGAATCTGGACGCCAGCATCGGGAAGAACCTCCGCATCGGCCTCGACCTGAACGGGCGGCAGGAAGACCGCAACGCCCCCCGCGACAGTGCTTCGCGCATTTTCCGGTACGCACTCCGGGCCTACCCCACGCTCCCGGCTTATTATCCAAATGGCCTCGCAGGCCCCGGCACCGACCAGGGCCGGAACCCCGTTTTACAGGTCACCGACGCCCTGGGCCGCCTCCGCGACCGCCGCACCTTCCTCAACGCCACGCTCCGGCTGGCCGAACAACTGCCCTTTGTGCCCGGCCTGTCGGTCGACGGGTTTGTGGCCGTGGACAAGCAGTTTCGGTTCGACCGGCAATGGGACACGCCCTGGACGGTGTACCAGTACGACGCTACGACACGGCAATACCAGCCCATTCCGAGCGGGCCGCCCACGCCCGAGCTGTCGCAGCGGCAGTGGAACGAAACCCTGCTGACGCTGAACGCCCGGCTGGCTTACGAACGAACGCTGGGTCCGCACCGCTTCGCCGGATTCGTCGCCTACGAGCAAAGCACCTACCGCCGCGATTATTTCGACGCCTTCCGGACGGGTTTCCTCAGCGACCGCATCGACCAGTTGTTTGCGGGCGACGAAACGGGCATGCGCAACTTTGGAACGGCCTTTGAATCGGCGCGGCAGAACTACTTCGGGCGGGTGCAGTACCATTTTTCCGAACGCTACTTTGCCGAGTTTCAGGCGCGGTACGACGGTTCGCAGAACTTTCCGCGGGCCCGGCGTTTTGGCTTTTTCCCGGCGGCTTCGGTCGCCTGGCGCCTGTCCGAGGAGCCGTGGTTCAAAGGAAAACTGGGGTTTGTCAACAACCTGAAACTGCGCGCTTCTTACGGCCTGATGGGCAACGACCGCATTCCGCAGTTCCAGTATCTGGCAGCGTACGGCTACGACTATTACGTCCTGGGCGATGATCCGGCACTGGTCAAAGGGCTGCGGCCGACCGGCGTACCGAATCCGAACATTACCTGGGAAGTGGCCCGCACGGCCAATGTCGCGGTGGAAGGAGCTCTTTTCGGCGGAAAACTGGACTTTACGGTCGATTACTTCCATTCGCGCCGCAACAACATCCTGACCAAACGCAATCTGTCGGTGCCGGACTACACGGGCATTATTCTGCCCGACGAAAACATTGGCATCGTGGTCAACCGGGGCGTCGATTTGCAGTTGATGCACAGCCACACCTACGGCGGCATCAATCTCTCGGCCGGGGTCAATTTCACGTTTGCCCGCAACAAAGCCGTGTACCTCGACGAACCGACCGGCCTGCCCGACTACCAGCGGCAGGAAGGCCAACCCATCTGGGCACCCATCCGCGACCTGACGACCAACGGCCTGTTTTACAACGCCATCGGCATTTTCCGCGACCAGTCGGCCGTGGACGCTTACCCGCACGTGCTGGGGGCCGGGCCGGGTGATCTGCGCTACGAAGACGTGAACGGCGACGGGCAGATTACGCCGGAAGACCGCATCCGGCCGCGTTTCAGCAACATTCCGGAAATTGTGTACGGCGTCCCGCTCACGCTGAGCTACAAGGGCTTCGACTTTAATCTGCTCGTGCAGGGACAGGCCCGCGTGTCGCAATACCTGCTGCTGGAATCCGGCTCGACGGGTAATTTCTTCGCCGAGGATGCCGCCAACCGCTGGCGTCCCGATAACCCGGACGGCACGTTCCCGCGGGTGGCCGACAAAATGTACGACGGCGTCAACGGCGCGTATCCGAACACGTTCTGGCTGAAAAATGCGGCGTTTGTCCGGCTCAAAAACGTGGAGTTCGGCTACACGATTCCGCGCTCCCTGCTCGACCGGCTGAAGATCCAGAGCCTGCGCCTCTACGCCAGCGGCTTCAACCTCCTGACGCTCGACCGGCTCAAAACCATCGACCCGGAAGGGGGCAGCGCCCTCGGCTGGTTCTACCCCCAGCAGCGGATTTTCAATGTGGGACTGAATGTGAGATTGTGA
- the argC gene encoding N-acetyl-gamma-glutamyl-phosphate reductase, whose product MSVNIGIIGGAGYTGGELLRILVNHPDVAIAFVHSKSQAGKPVYSTHTDLLGDTDLLFSGEETSELVQQPGLSALFLCSGHGESAKFLETNNVPESVKIIDLSTDFRDESNGFVYGLPELQRDRIRTATRIANPGCFATSIELALLPLAKAGLLTADVHVSAITGSTGAGQALSPTTHFTWRNNNVSIYKAFTHQHLTEIRQSLTALQPGFDKAVNFVPYRGDYTRGIMANVYTAFEGSREEARALYQDYYAGHPFTHVSDAPIDLKQVVNTNKCLIHLEKHDGQLLITSAIDNLTKGASGQAVQNLNLLFGLPEDRALRLKAAAF is encoded by the coding sequence ATGAGCGTAAACATCGGAATCATCGGCGGAGCGGGCTATACGGGTGGCGAACTGCTCCGCATCCTTGTCAACCATCCGGATGTCGCCATCGCCTTCGTTCACAGCAAGAGCCAGGCGGGCAAACCCGTGTACAGCACCCATACCGACCTGCTGGGCGATACGGACCTGCTGTTTTCGGGCGAAGAAACCAGCGAACTGGTGCAGCAGCCCGGGCTGTCGGCGCTTTTTCTGTGCTCGGGCCACGGCGAGTCGGCGAAATTTCTGGAAACGAACAACGTGCCGGAGTCTGTAAAAATCATCGACCTGAGTACCGATTTCCGCGACGAGTCGAACGGCTTCGTGTACGGCCTGCCGGAGCTTCAGCGCGACCGCATCCGGACGGCGACCCGGATTGCCAATCCCGGCTGCTTTGCCACGAGCATCGAACTGGCCCTGCTGCCGCTGGCCAAAGCGGGCCTGCTGACCGCCGACGTGCACGTGAGCGCCATCACCGGCTCGACCGGCGCGGGACAGGCCCTCAGCCCGACGACCCATTTCACCTGGCGCAACAACAACGTATCGATTTACAAAGCCTTCACGCACCAGCACCTGACCGAAATCCGCCAGAGCCTGACGGCGCTTCAGCCGGGTTTTGACAAGGCGGTGAATTTTGTGCCCTACCGGGGCGATTACACGCGCGGCATCATGGCGAACGTCTACACGGCTTTCGAAGGCAGCCGCGAAGAGGCCAGGGCGCTGTATCAGGACTATTATGCCGGCCACCCGTTCACGCACGTGAGCGACGCGCCGATCGATCTAAAACAGGTGGTCAATACCAACAAATGCCTGATTCACCTCGAAAAGCACGATGGACAGCTGCTGATTACCAGCGCCATCGACAACCTGACGAAGGGTGCCTCGGGGCAGGCTGTGCAGAATCTGAATTTGCTCTTTGGCCTGCCTGAAGACCGGGCGCTGCGCCTGAAAGCGGCGGCGTTTTAA
- a CDS encoding argininosuccinate synthase, whose product MSKKVVLAFSGGLDTSFCVKYLSEELGHEIHSVLVDTGGFSEVELKAIEERAYSLGVKSHATVSKTDDYYQHCLKYLVFGNVLKNNTYPLCVSAERIFQAIAVAEYAKSIGADAIAHGSTGAGNDQVRFDMAFRIIIPEAEIITPIRDLRLSREAEIEFLKSKGVEQEWHKAAYSINKGLWGTSVGGKETLTSHGYLPEEAWPTQVTQTEPTQITLHFEAGELKGIAGPTIGEERFDNPVGAIQKLTELAGPYGIGRDIHVGDTIIGIKGRVGFEAPAPLIILKAHHTLEKHVLTKWQLTWKEQLANWYGTMLHEGQFLEPAMRNLETFLTDTQSQVTGKVHVQLAPYRFTVLGIESPFDLMSAKFGSYGEMNNAWTGDDVRGFSKVMSNQVMIYEKVKESAK is encoded by the coding sequence ATGTCTAAAAAAGTCGTACTTGCCTTCAGCGGAGGTCTGGATACCTCGTTTTGTGTCAAATATCTTTCCGAAGAACTGGGCCACGAAATTCATTCCGTGCTGGTTGACACGGGTGGGTTCTCCGAAGTGGAGCTGAAAGCCATCGAAGAACGGGCGTATTCGCTGGGCGTGAAATCCCACGCGACGGTCAGCAAAACCGACGATTACTACCAGCACTGCCTCAAATACCTCGTATTCGGGAACGTGCTGAAAAACAATACGTATCCGCTCTGCGTCAGCGCCGAACGGATTTTTCAGGCCATTGCCGTGGCCGAATACGCCAAGAGCATCGGGGCCGACGCCATCGCCCACGGCTCGACGGGGGCCGGCAACGACCAGGTGCGCTTCGACATGGCCTTCCGCATCATCATTCCGGAGGCCGAAATCATCACGCCCATCCGCGACCTGCGGCTTTCGCGCGAGGCCGAAATCGAATTCCTGAAATCCAAAGGCGTGGAGCAGGAGTGGCACAAGGCGGCGTATTCCATCAACAAGGGCCTCTGGGGAACGTCCGTCGGCGGGAAGGAAACCCTGACTTCCCACGGCTACCTGCCCGAAGAAGCCTGGCCGACGCAGGTCACGCAGACCGAGCCGACGCAGATCACGCTGCACTTCGAGGCGGGCGAACTGAAAGGGATTGCCGGGCCGACGATTGGCGAGGAGCGTTTTGACAACCCCGTCGGGGCCATTCAGAAGCTGACCGAACTGGCCGGACCGTACGGCATCGGCCGCGACATTCACGTGGGCGACACCATCATCGGCATCAAAGGCCGCGTGGGCTTCGAGGCCCCGGCCCCGCTGATTATCCTGAAAGCGCACCACACGCTCGAAAAACACGTGCTGACCAAGTGGCAGCTGACCTGGAAAGAACAACTGGCCAACTGGTACGGCACGATGCTGCACGAAGGCCAGTTCCTCGAACCGGCCATGCGCAACCTCGAAACCTTCCTGACCGATACCCAAAGCCAGGTGACGGGCAAAGTCCACGTCCAGCTGGCTCCGTACCGCTTCACGGTGCTGGGCATCGAATCCCCGTTTGACCTGATGTCGGCGAAATTCGGGTCGTATGGCGAGATGAACAACGCCTGGACGGGCGACGACGTGCGCGGCTTCTCGAAGGTGATGTCCAACCAGGTCATGATTTACGAAAAAGTGAAGGAATCGGCGAAATGA